A part of Kitasatospora acidiphila genomic DNA contains:
- a CDS encoding NAD(P)-dependent oxidoreductase, whose product MTRPGLPRQYAAAVRRHREALNVLRTSNRLWTYFSPAEQIAPGERTGRFRIGGDQPVRDAGGLNRISAEDAAVALLDETELPRFVQRRFTVGY is encoded by the coding sequence GTGACCAGGCCCGGCCTGCCCCGCCAGTACGCCGCAGCCGTACGCCGCCACCGAGAAGCGCTGAACGTCCTGCGCACATCGAACCGGCTGTGGACCTACTTCAGCCCCGCCGAGCAGATCGCCCCCGGCGAGCGCACCGGTCGCTTCCGCATCGGCGGCGACCAGCCCGTACGGGACGCCGGCGGCCTGAACCGGATCTCGGCGGAGGACGCCGCAGTCGCCCTGCTGGACGAGACGGAGCTGCCTCGCTTCGTCCAACGCCGGTTCACCGTCGGCTACTGA
- a CDS encoding GNAT family N-acetyltransferase codes for MLRDDVRPGGVIRPATAADLPAIARLCAAHAAFERADPVPADLATRLEPVLFSADPRAWCLVVDHGGELIGYATYSREFSTWQASDHVHLDCLFVTEPHRGEGWGHALLNTVRDAAAARGAARIQWQTPDWNTDAIRFYHRAGAQARPKVRFSLPVAQQEA; via the coding sequence ATGCTGAGGGACGACGTACGGCCGGGCGGCGTGATCCGTCCGGCCACCGCGGCCGACCTGCCGGCGATAGCCCGCCTGTGCGCCGCCCACGCAGCCTTCGAACGCGCCGACCCCGTGCCCGCTGATCTCGCCACCCGCCTGGAACCCGTGCTGTTCTCGGCAGACCCGAGAGCCTGGTGCCTCGTAGTCGACCACGGAGGCGAACTGATCGGTTACGCCACCTACTCCCGGGAGTTCTCCACCTGGCAGGCAAGCGACCACGTCCATCTGGACTGCCTGTTCGTCACCGAACCACACCGGGGTGAGGGCTGGGGGCACGCCCTGCTCAACACCGTGAGGGACGCGGCAGCAGCCCGCGGCGCCGCACGAATACAGTGGCAGACGCCCGACTGGAACACCGACGCCATCCGCTTCTACCACCGCGCGGGGGCCCAAGCCCGGCCCAAAGTGAGATTCTCACTTCCGGTAGCCCAACAGGAAGCCTGA
- a CDS encoding rhodanese-like domain-containing protein produces the protein MSATASAEITSAVLSVPAAAPAEAAAHYAARLAFEADVSDVHADLASGAPGVVVVDTRSRVAWDQGHIPGALHIPTAQIADLAPQLIDPVQTVVTYCWGPGCNGATRAALAFARLGYQVKEMLGGFEYWAREGFAYDCATGAEQRPVDDLTAPRSGISCAC, from the coding sequence ATGTCTGCCACCGCTTCCGCCGAGATCACCAGCGCCGTCCTGAGCGTGCCCGCCGCTGCACCGGCTGAGGCCGCCGCCCACTACGCCGCCCGTCTCGCCTTCGAGGCGGATGTCTCCGACGTCCACGCCGATCTGGCATCCGGCGCACCCGGCGTCGTGGTGGTCGACACCCGCAGCCGGGTCGCCTGGGACCAGGGTCACATCCCCGGCGCCCTCCACATTCCCACCGCACAGATCGCCGACCTGGCCCCGCAGTTGATCGACCCGGTCCAGACCGTGGTCACCTACTGCTGGGGCCCCGGCTGCAACGGCGCGACCCGCGCGGCGCTGGCCTTCGCCCGCCTCGGCTACCAGGTCAAGGAAATGCTCGGCGGCTTCGAGTACTGGGCACGCGAGGGCTTCGCCTACGACTGCGCCACCGGTGCCGAGCAGCGCCCTGTCGACGACCTGACCGCCCCGCGCTCGGGCATCTCCTGCGCATGCTGA
- a CDS encoding helix-turn-helix domain-containing protein — MRRGPRPGSAGGWRVHAARRARARCAGRGGHGNRAGGGRGRGGGLAHPGGSAAAGPCEGARLVSICSGAFALAATGLLEGRRATTHWRYARALAERHPGIEVDPDVLYVDNGDVLTSAGSAAGIDLCLYLVRADHGAAVANAVARRFVVAPHREGGQAQYIEAAVGEIGPEDDGVTKSMNWALSHLHTPLSVPALARVACMSERSYLRHFTRRNGVSPMRWVIAQRVAASLPLLESAEGTVDEVAAAVGFDSAATYRHHFTRQMRTTPTAYRKTFTNVPAYS, encoded by the coding sequence ATGCGCCGAGGACCCCGGCCGGGATCTGCGGGCGGTTGGCGGGTTCACGCTGCGCGCCGAGCACGGGCTCGATGCGCTGGCCGCGGCGGACACGGTAATCGTGCCGGGGGTGGCCGAGGCCGGGGCGGAGGTCTCGCCCACCCTGGTGGAAGCGCTGCTGCGGGCCCATGCGAGGGGGCGCGCCTGGTATCGATCTGTTCGGGGGCGTTCGCGCTGGCCGCGACCGGCCTGCTGGAGGGGCGGCGCGCCACCACCCACTGGCGCTACGCCCGTGCGCTTGCCGAACGGCATCCCGGGATCGAGGTCGACCCCGACGTGCTGTACGTCGACAACGGCGATGTCCTCACCAGCGCGGGCAGCGCGGCCGGCATCGACCTGTGCCTCTACCTGGTCCGGGCCGATCACGGTGCGGCCGTCGCCAACGCGGTGGCGCGCCGCTTCGTCGTTGCGCCGCACCGCGAGGGCGGGCAGGCCCAGTACATCGAGGCGGCGGTGGGAGAGATCGGCCCCGAAGACGACGGCGTCACGAAGAGCATGAACTGGGCGCTGAGCCATCTGCACACACCGCTGTCCGTGCCCGCCCTGGCCCGGGTCGCGTGCATGTCGGAACGCTCGTACTTGAGGCACTTCACCCGCCGCAACGGCGTGAGCCCGATGCGCTGGGTCATCGCCCAGCGGGTGGCTGCCAGCCTGCCACTGCTCGAGTCCGCTGAGGGCACCGTGGACGAGGTTGCCGCCGCGGTCGGTTTCGACAGCGCCGCGACGTACCGGCACCACTTCACCCGCCAGATGCGTACGACGCCCACGGCTTACCGCAAGACGTTCACCAACGTCCCCGCTTACTCATGA